A region of Vigna radiata var. radiata cultivar VC1973A chromosome 6, Vradiata_ver6, whole genome shotgun sequence DNA encodes the following proteins:
- the LOC106763608 gene encoding rust resistance kinase Lr10, which produces MWREAAWLMVLLLLFHQICAAKDDEEHLCPPSSCGKITNIKKPFRLQGDPENCGHKSYELGCENNVTVLYLLSAKYQVEAINYNNYTVRVVDPALQHHNCSSLPLHSFSRSNFSDTYYNYYSDLYQAGLSAYDNWESLIFEHIVFLNCKHSVKDNRKYVESGECVKWDSEGYAYAVGGDLKAEDFEVGCDVKLVAPTSLRSLNYDSYTAIHRGLAYGFEISWVKLACQKIICSQFNTYCYFNIKSQNLDCGGHWHLTAMAWAYKILFGWPFLIVVFILKWKKRHASTYENIENYLEQNHLVPIRYSYKEIKKMTEGFKEKLGEGGFGFVFKAKLRSGPSVAIKMLGKSKGNGQDFINEVATIGRIHHQNVVQLIGFCVSGSKRALVYEFMPNGSLDKFIFSRDENIDFSYEKVYKISIGVARGIAYLHHGCEMQILHFDIKPHNILLDENFIPKISDFGLAKLYPIDNSFVTMTAARGTIGYMAPELFYNNIGGISHKADVYSFGMLLMEMASKRKNLNPHAEHSSQLYFPLWIYNHIREEEDIDIKDLSEEEKLIVKKMIIVALWCIQLKPKDRPSMNKVVEMLEGDIEDLKIPPKLTLFPDDEMSVEDQTASSI; this is translated from the exons ATGTGGAGAGAGGCAGCATGGTTGATGGTACTGCTCCTTCTATTCCACCAAATTTGTGCTGCCAAGGACGATGAAGAACACCTTTGTCCCCCTTCTTCCTGTGGAAAAATCACCAACATAAAGAAACCGTTTCGATTACAAGGCGACCCAGAAAACTGCGGACACAAAAGTTATGAGCTTGGTTGTGAGAATAATGTTACCGTGTTGTATCTGCTCTCTGCAAAATATCAGGTGGAGGCAATAAACTACAACAACTACACAGTGAGAGTGGTTGATCCTGCACTTCAACATCACAATTGCTCCTCCCTTCCTCTCCATTCCTTCTCTCGCTCCAATTTCTCTGATACTTATTACAACTACTACTCGGATCTATACCAAGCCGGTCTAAGTGCATATGACAATTGGGAATCTCTGATTTTCGAGCATATAGTGTTTTTGAACTGTAAGCATTCAGTGAAAGATAATAGGAAGTATGTGGAGAGTGGTGAGTGCGTGAAGTGGGACTCCGAGGGCTATGCATATGCAGTTGGTGGTGACCTAAAAGCTGAGGACTTTGAAGTTGGGTGCGATGTAAAGCTTGTTGCTCCAACATCTTTGAGGAGTTTGAATTACGATTCCTACACTGCCATCCACAGGGGACTGGCCTATGGATTTGAGATTTCATGGGTAAAACTCGCCTGTCAGAAGATTATCTGTTCACAGTTTAACACCTACTGCTATTTCAACATTAAGAGCCAAAATCTTGATTGCGGTGG ACATTGGCATCTTACTGCTATGGCATGGGCTTACAAAATTTTGTTTGGATGGCCGTTCTTAATTGTGGTTTTCATATTGAAATGGAAAAAACGACATGCATcaacatatgaaaatattgaaaattatctGGAACAAAATCACCTGGTGCCTATTAGATACTCATACAAGGAAATTAAGAAGATGACTGAAGGTTTCAAAGAGAAGTTAGGTGAAGGAGGATTTGGTTTCGTGTTTAAGGCAAAGTTGCGGAGTGGACCTTCCGTGGCAATCAAAATGTTAGGCAAATCGAAAGGAAATGGACAAGATTTTATCAATGAAGTTGCAACCATTGGAAGAATACATCATCAAAATGTGGTACAATTAATTGGATTTTGTGTCAGTGGCTCAAAGCGAGCTCTTGTTTATGAATTCATGCCCAATGGATCTcttgataaatttatattttcaagagATGAAAATATAGATTTTAGCTATGAAAAAGTATACAAGATATCTATTGGAGTAGCTCGTGGAATTGCCTATCTCCATCATGGATGTGAGATGCAGATTTTGCATTTTGATATCAAACCCCATAACATCTTATTAGATGAGAATTTCATTCCAAAGATTTCTGACTTTGGATTAGCAAAGTTATATCCAATAGATAATAGCTTCGTCACAATGACAGCAGCAAGAGGAACCATTGGATATATGGCTCCAGAATTGTTTTACAATAATATTGGAGGAATATCCCACAAAGCTGATGTTTATAGCTTCGGAATGTTGTTGATGGAGATGGCAAGCAAGAGGAAGAATCTAAATCCCCATGCAGAACACTCAAGTCAACTTTATTTTCCCCTTTGGATATATAATCATATTAGAGAAGAGGAAGATATAGATATAAAGGATTTGAGCGAAGAGGAAAAGCTAATAGTAAAGAAAATGATCATAGTTGCACTTTGGTGTATACAGTTAAAACCAAAGGATCGTCCTTCAATGAATAAAGTAGTGGAAATGCTTGAAGGAGAcattgaagatttgaaaataCCTCCAAAACTTACTTTATTTCCTGATGATGAAATGAGTGTAGAGGATCAAACCGCCAGTTCTATCTAA